The genomic stretch AACAAGTACGAAAGAGCCGTAGCCGGCTTCCAAATCCTGGATAGAATCGACAGACTCGAATTGCCTAAAAAAATCAAAGGGCGCAAACTTGCCGTCCAGGCGATGTTTGCACTCGCAAACGAAGAAGTTCAGTATAAATACGTAACTAAAGAAGAAAGAGCGATAACTGAAGCAGAAGCTCAAGGAAACGGAGCTACTTACTCCCAATTCAACGGACTATTCGAAGCTCCTCAAGCACCAATCGCAGAAGAAGATATGGAAGAAGATTTTATTCCAGAAGAAGCTGCGAAACCTCTTATGGACATGGAAGATGGTGAAGAGGGAGAATCCTACGACGAAGAGGAAGATGATTCCGATGACGACGAGGATGAAGAAGAGGAAGATGATGATGATTCCGACGACGATGAGGAAGAAGAAGACGAGGATTAAACAATCTTTCAGCTTGTCCGGCAATCCGACGGTTCCCTGAATTTGAAGGAGGAAAATTCCTCCTTTCATCTACATTCCACACAAAATCCAATCAAAGAGGGAGAGAGAATCTCCCTTTCTATTCCTTCCCCCCTACAAAAAGACGAATTCCTGGTGATCATCGGGGTTGGCTGCGGGTATCATACGATTTCTTATTTGAAATCTGTCGAAGATACGACAAAAATCCTACTGCTTGAACCATTTTCCGAACTAGAAGCCCTAGTTGGGGCCGAACTAAAGGAAAAATTAGGTGGGGTCCCTATCTATTACGGCTGGGAGAAGTTTGAGAAATTAAATAGATCCGACTGGATGCCTTCTTCCACCAAGAATCTGCGAATTTTCATTCATCCGAATTATTCTAGACGTTATCCTGAATTGAGCGATAGGATCCTCTCCTTTTTCTCAAAAAAAGAATCCGTTTCTCAAAACAAACTCGCGAAGCAGGAATTCGGAAGACTCTGGGTCAGAAACTTCTTCAAACATATGAAAAAATCTTCTGAAAATCCGAATTTGTATCGTATATTGGGCCGTTCTATCACTCCAAAGTCCGGAAGGATCGGATGTTTTGTAGGAGCTTCGCCAAATCTAGAATCGGAGATCGATTGGATTCGAAAGAATCGAGAAAAATTCTTCCTACTGAGTTCAGACACTGCACTTGGATATTTATTAGAAAATGATATCCAACCTCATGGAGTACTATCTATAGACAGTGGGCTTGGTACTTTCTATCATTTTCCGGAGAATGTTCCGGAGAATATTCCAATCTTCACTTGGTTTGGCGGAGCTTGTCGGATCTTCGACCTGAAAAACCCCAAAATCATCTATCTTTCCACCCACCCATTGGACCAGATCCTAGGAGCCAAATTTTATCCGAGGGCACCGATATTGGAAAACCCTAGTCTGAATGTAGCTGGTCTCGCGATCTCTCTACTCAGAACCTTAGGTGCAGAATCCGTTCTATTAAAAGGATTCGGGTTCGAGAGAGATGCAGGAAAAACTCACTGCAGGTCTACTGGTTACGAAAGATACGATAGATTTTTCATCGATCGTAGAAGAAGCTTATACAATTCGAGATATACGCCTGAATCTCGATGGAAAACAAGAACGAGTGTCCTAGAAATATTACAAAAATGGAGTCCTATCCCGATTCTTTCCGAAATCGATTCGAAACAAGAGACGTTCTCCGGCTGGGAAAATTCTCTAGAAAACTACCCTTCTTCTTTTCCCGGCTCTGGACAAGAATGGAGAAAGCTTTGTTCTGGAATTTCGGAACTTCCGAGTGAGATCCATGTCCTTCTCCCCAGAGAAACCAAACTCTTGGATCCGATAACCTAATTTCCGTCGAAGATACTACAAGAAGAAGATTCTACTACTTGACATTCCGGGAGAATTTTCCAAGACTCTCTAGTTCCGGGAAACCGGCCTACCTTTCGGTCAAGGATTATGAATAAAGGTTATATCATTTGTGTCGATGATGAAGTGTCGGTACTGGAAACTCTCCAGGAACAGCTTCACAACGAGTTCGGAAAAACTCATGAGATCGAAACCGCAAGAAGCGCCGAGGAGGCACTTGCCTTATTGGATGAAATCCAAGGTTCCGGTTATGTGATCGAAGTTATCATTACGGACCAGGTGATGCCCGGTATGAAAGGAGCCGATTTTCTGGAATCGGTCCACAAACGGTCTCCGGATTCGATCAAAATTCTGCTCACCGGTCAGGCCGGTTTGGATTCTGCCATCCACGCGATAAATTTCGGGGGATTGAGCAGATACGTGGAAAAACCATGGAACATAGAGGATCTAACCAGAGACATTCGATCTTTGATCGAAAAGTTCCGACAGAACCTGGAGAATCAACATTTAGTCAATGAGCTTAACAGAAGAATTAAGGAACTCGAAGAAGAAAACCGCAAACTACAGCAAACAGGCGAATAACCAGCTGAAAAATTTCCGCGTTTTTTCCAAAACCAAAAAAGGATTCATTTCCCTCGGAAGCATTTATGCCCTTTCGCTTGCCATTTGTTTTCTTTCCTTCAATCAAATTTCTTCCAAAGAAGCCCCACCTAAGCCTAAATATACGGAAGAACAGATTCGCAAAAAGAAAGAAATTCTCTACCAGATCCTAAAATACGGGACCACAAAAGAAAGAGCTAGTGCCCTAAGAGAACTCGAAGATTTTCCAAAAGAAGAAGCAGGAGAATTATACGATCAGGTTGGAGTGATCCTTTCCAAGGACCCTGATTGGTCTATGAAGATCTATGCACTTCGAATTTCCGGAATTCTAAAACTCACCCAATTCGAAGATAAGATCATCGCATTATTAAAATATGACCAACAAGACGTCCAAAAGGAAGCGGTCTATGTAGTCAAAAAACTCAAATTTGATTCTGGAATTCCTGTTTTGACGGAACTACTCAAAAGCCAGGACTTCACTAAAAATACGAATTTTCTAATCGCACTCATCGAAACCTTGGCAGAATTTCCTCAGGCAAATGAAGCATTCTCCGTATTAGAAGCAAGGTTCCAGGAGAAGTTTAACGATCCGGAAGTAAGAGCCCAGATCGCACTCTATTTCGGAAAAGTCAAAAAGTCATCGATCGAGAATGTCCTGATCGCAACAGTAAAAGACGAAAAAGAACCGATTACACTTCGAGCCTATTCGGTAAATGCTCTAGGAAAAATCAAATCGGAAGCTGCAATCACTCCACTTAGAGAACTTCTGGAAAAAATCCGTGCATTAAAATCCAAAACCGATATCCAGGATTACCAAGCACTGAAGATACATACGATCACTGCCCTCGTTTCCTTAGGCGATAAGGAAATTATAGAAGAATTATATTCGTTTGCAAGAGACGACGATGCAATGGTTCGACTTCGCGCCATCAAACATTTGGCGGAAACGGAAGACCCGGCAGTTATCGAAATTTTAGAATATAAGGCACAAAGGGATCCTAGTGAAAAAGTAAAACGCGCTGCTCAAAACGCGTTAGATCAACTTCGCAAAAAACTAGATCCTAATTTTGTACCTACAAACACAGACAAACCCGCAAAGGATACCAGCACACGAAAAGCTGGTGGATCCAGCTCCAGTTCTTCTTCCAGAAGATCCAGACCGGGTAGCGGAACTAGTGGTGGAGAAGGTTCTAATCCAGTTCCATTAAGCGGAGAAGGTAGCTCTTCTTCTGGTGGTGGAGGATCTTCCAGTTCCGGAGGTTCTTCTGGAGGAGGAAAACCGGGTGGCGGAGAGTCAGAGGACCTGGAAAACGAATAGTATGAAACAAATCCTTCTCCTATCCATAATCCTTTGTTTGATACCTACATCGGATGGGAGAAGATTAGATGCAGAACCTGCAGGAAACACTTACCGAGGCACCATCACTCTACAAGAACCAAGAGCGCTGGATATAAAGGAAACCTTAACAGATTCTTCGCCCAATTATCCGGAAACAATCAAACTATATTACCAAGGTTTAAAGGAAAACTACGTAGTATTCTACGATTGGAACGGACATACTTTATATTATAAATACAGAGATAATAAATTTGATAGAAGATTAAGAAAATATGTTTCTAGATTGGCAGCCGGAGCACCTTACGAGGTCACGGGAGAATACCAAGGAGTATTCGTATTCGAGAATAAAACCATTCGAAGATTCAAAAAAAAAGGAGAAGATACACTTGCTGATAAAAAAGAAAAACAATCGATCCCGGTATTCCAACTAGTCAAATACAGAGAATTGATCTTAGAGGAAATCATCTTTTGATCCGTCTTCCCTTCTCTAAAATTCTTCCGTTCTTATTCATTCTCACCAGCATATCCATAGATTCTGTTCCCTTAGATCCTGACCAAAAAGTCTATCAACCGGGAGAAATATTCGCAGAAGATTTTATCCGAATCGATTTCCCGGAAAAAGCGCTCGTCCGCACCGAATCCAGAAAACGCTGGAGAGCGGTTCCACTCAAAGACAGGCCCTGGCTTGCCGTCTGGAGAAAACTGGACCGAGTCGGAGAGGAAACCCTAGAAACCAAGGTATTGGAAGCAGTCTTTCCGGATACTACACCTGAAAAGTTCAGCATCTATAAGACGGAGATCTTACGCTGGTCCAAAGAAGACAATTCAGGAGGAAACCCGCTCCAACTTTATTTCTTTCTACTCCGAAAAGAGGACAAGGCCTACACATTCTACGTCGCATTTTATAAAGAACGCCAAGATCTGAAAGAATGGTTTTCGAATCCGAACCGTTACCTAAACCCACAATAAAATCGACTTGCTAGGAGGCGAGGTCCTCAAAAAATGGAGCCTCCGGGCCTATAGCTCAGTTGGTTAGAGCAGCAGACTCATAATCTGCGGGTCGAAGGTTCAAGTCCTTCTGGGCCCACATTACTTTCCCCTATTAATGCAATTACAGTTAGATCGGCCCAGAAGGGCTTGAAGCTTTCGAGCGAAAGTGTTTATAGCGACCCATAGGGAGCGTAAATAAACGCGTCCCGAGTCCATGGATGGATGAAGGCGCGAGAAAGACGCCGTGGAGCCAAGTCGAGCAGGATGCGAGACTGGGTAACGGCAAGTCCAATCCTTTTCCTTTGTTTGAGTCTCCGCGGCAGGGATACGCAGGGTATAGTCCGGGCAAAGCCCGGATGAGCGCGAATGCGCGAACCCGAAGTAGCCCAGTCCGAGCTATGCTCGGAGCCGCCCCTAACTTTCTTGTAGGAGCTCCAACACTTGCACAATTTACAAGTCCTACCCTCCTACTCCATGATCTAAATTCGTTCTCAAAAACCAATCTACTCCGAAATATAAAAAGATACTCCCTGCATAAAATAGAAGGAAGAAGACCCATTTCCACCTGGAGCCGTAACCCAAACCAAAGTAGATAAACACAAACACATTCAAAATATGTTGAATTCCAACAACTAGATAAAGCCAAAGAAATGCACGATCCAAATCACTGAGGTGTCCGTCGGGAAAACCAATAAGAGATCGTTCATAAAAGAAATATCCAGCAAGGAAAGTGGAGATACATCCTAGATAGATTGCAGTTGGTAAAATTCGTTTTTGGAATGCGTTCATATTCGTTCCCGAAATTTCGCGTGTAGTATCTTCGACGAGCTCACCAGAAACAAGACATAAACTCTTTTATGAGACAGAATAAGGTAAAGAATTCTTAATATTATGTCGTTAATATTAGTTTTTCCTAAAGCGGAAGCGATTAGAAACCAGTCTAATTTTTTTAGTTTTGCTTGCCCTCTCATTTGGGATAAGGTAAGTTGTGTCATAATCTTGGAATTAGTCAAAACTTTGACACAGTTTACGTTAGGAGATTCGGGATGATCCAAACAGTAGAGAAAATTTTTAGAGAATACTTCCCCATCCCGGAAGAAAGAAAGAAAACCATTCTTCTTGTAGAAGATGAAGCCATCATTGCACTCTCCGAAACTCAAAGATTAAAAAAGAATGGGTTCAGAGTGATCTCCGCTTCTTCCGCGGATGAAGCAGTTCAAATAGCGACTAACGATTATACGATCGATTTAGTTCTCATGGATATAGATCTAGGAAGAGAAGAAGACGGCACGGATGCCGCCGTCCGCATCCTAAAAACAAGGGACATCCCTATCGTATTCCTTTCCAGTCATACTGAACCGGAGATTGTAGACAAAACGGAAAAGATCACTTCTTACGGTTACGTGGTAAAAAATTCAGGAGAAACTGTTCTTATAGCTTCTATCAAGATGGCTTTCAAATTGTATGAGTCTCATCTTCGCCTAAAAAGAAGCGAAGAATCCTTAAAAGAAAACCAAGAACTTCTGAAAGCAACTTTAAGATCCATAGGAGACGGAGTTATTTCTACCGATGAGTTAGGCAATATTACGGATATGAACTATGTTGCAGAGACCTTAACCGGCTGGACTAGATCGGAAGCCATCGGAGAACCTATCGAAAGGGTTTTCAGAATTGTTAACGCGAGAACCAAAAGAAGAATGCGAAATTCTTTGGATATACTTACCCCTAAAGAAAAAAATATGGGCCTCGAAAACCAAGTATTACTTATTTCTAAATCCGGTTCTGAACATAGGGTCGCAGAAAGTTCAGCCCCCATCCTTTCTGAAAAAGGATACACCATTGGTTCCGTTTTGGTATTCAGAGATATCTCAAAAGAATATAGCCTACTGGAGAATATTAAAGAAAGTGAATCTAGATTTAAGATTGTAGCGAATGCTGCACCTGTTATGATCTGGGTTTCCGGACTAGATAAAAAATGTAATTGGTTCAACCAAACCTGGCTAAACTTTACCGGAAGAACCATGGAGCAAGAACTTGGTGATGGCTGGGCAGAAGGTGTACATCCAAACGATTTAGAAGAATGTATACAGATCTATTCCAGTCATTTCGACGAAAGACAACCTTTCAGCATGACCTACCGTATAAAAAACAAAAATGGGGACTGGAGATGGATCCAAGACAATGGTCTCCCGATCACTAACGAATCAGGAATTTTTACCGGCTTTATCGGTTCCTGCGTCGATATCACAGAAGCGAAAGAAGCTTTAGAAACCTTGGCAAAAGACCTTCACGAAAGAGAATATCTTTATAAGGAACTCCAACATAGGGTCAAAAACAGCATGAGTATGATCAGCTCTATCGTAGAGATAGAAGCATCCAGATCTTCAGATGCTAAGTTAGAAAATACTTTAGAAAATTTAGTAAATCGTATCCATTCTGTCGGAAATTTGTATGAGATGTTATATACTTCCGACAATTCCCATTCTGTACGACTAGATCGTTATATCCAAAAGATTACAGAAAATCTATTGAATGCTTTCCAAGAAAAAACGAATGGGATCGCTCTGCAATTGGATCTAAAAGATCTAGAAATAGATGTGAAAAGTGCAATTCCTCTCGGACTTATTTTAAATGAGCTAGTTACTAATATTTTCAAATATGCGTTTCCTAAAAAACAGGAAGGAAAAATTTCCATCCGACTTTTTAAGGAGGACTCTTGGGTAACTCTAGTTGTCTCAGACAATGGAGTGCCTTTTCCTAAAGGATTTCGTATGGATTATTCTCCAGGTTTAGGACTCCAACTTGTGAATATGTTAGTTGATCAGTTGAAAGGAAACATTCAATGGAAATTGAATGGAGAGAAAGAAGTTTCGATCCGATTCTGCAACAAAGAAGAACACTCCGATCAATTTTCATTCGTAAAATCTTAGAAATTTCTTCCAAATTTTTCCGAATTTCCTGCCAAAATTAGTCAGAATTCCAGATTGCCAACCTGCAGGGCGAATTGGAAACTTAAACTATGGACCAGACCCTAGCCCGAAAGGTCAACCCCAAGCCCCGCAGGAAAGGGGGCGGTTATGCGGTAGGTGCCGAAGACATCTATATCTTCCCACTTTCCGAAAGTACGAATTTATTTCTTCAAAAAGTTTGGACTGCATTCGTAAACAAGATGGTCTCCATGACCCTTCCGAATGGAAAACCTGTATTCCAGTATGCAATTTTTGAGGCGATCCAAGATAAAAATCTGAAGATCGTCGCATCTGCCACTCATTTCAGAATGAAACAGGTGACTGATAGAATCGGTCTCCAAAGTATCGAAGATTTTATTCGAAATACAATTCCGATCTCGATCCAGGATCCAGGAAATCTGTCCGCCAAATATTTGAGAGAAGCAATCCTCTCTGTGGAAAAAAAGGCAAGACCCGAAGTCTATTTCCATAGCTTGGACGATGATAGAGTCCATCCCAACTTAAAGCAGCTTCTTACTAAAACAATGAACTATGCCGCGGGAATTCCTTTATTCGTAAAAGGTTTTCCGATCGGTATGTTATGGGGTATCCGCAGGGATAATATGAGTCCCGAGCAGGAAGAAGAAGTCAGACAACAATTGTACAGTCTTTACGATGTAGTGGACTTTGTGATCTCCAAGGAGATGGGCCTAAAAGGAGATCCATATTATGCACGTAAGAATATAGAAAAGTCGGATCTCCATTCCAGGGCAAAACATCTCTTCTATACCAGGGGTTTCGGCCAAGATGAACCCGTCACAACTATAGTATTCGATTCTCATACCTACCAAAGATCTTATAGGCTTGATGCGAGTTTTCTCATTCCTTCCGGAGACGGATACTCTGTTAGTTTGAAACGTTTCGAACCGAAAGATAAGAATGATACCGGTAAAAACCTTCTTCTTATCCCTGGCTTCTTTTGCAGAAGGTCCGTAATGGACAAGGTGGCCAGAGAGTTATCACTCCGCCACGGTTATAGGGTTTTCTCCATGGATATGCGGGGAAGATCCAGAAGGACCCTTCCTCTTTTCGGAATCCGAGAAGGCTGGACTGTGGACGATTTTATCCAAGAGGACTTTCCAGCCGTTCTAAACTGGATCAAAGAGAATTTTCCGAATGAACAATTGGTGGTGGTCGGTCATAGTATGGGGGGAATGATCCCTCGCTTCTACTGCTCCGCATATGAAGAGATCGTAAAAAGAAAAACGAATCCTCTTGTTCCACTCACTCGTCCGGATGAATTTATCTCAGGAATTGTTTCCATCACCTCTCCGAATTTTGTGAGACTCCAGGCACAAATCCCAGGTTTGGACATTCTTAAAATGGGACTGAAGCTTGTTCCTTCTAAAACAATCTCTGATTTTCTTTTCGATCTGACTTCTTTCTCTCTGCAAACAACTCTTCCTACAGTAGACCTGAATAAATTTTTTAAATTTCTCTTAGGACTACATTCTTCTTTGAGAGCTGTATCTTTCGATCTGCATGCGAAAGTTGTAAACCTGAGAGACTTCGTGGGATACAAACAAATATCTCCTCCTGAATGGTATTTTCTGATCGAAGATATTTTCTGCGAAGAATCCACAAAAGTAGTTCTCCAGTTCCTCAGATCTCAATTGAGTCAGGACAGATCTTTTCTTTCCTACGACGGAACTTTGGATTATACCGCGCTCCAAAAAAATTTGCAGATCCCACTTTTTTCCGTTTTAGGTTCGGTGGACAAAGTGGTCCCGAGTGAAACAATCGAGAACGATCTTGCTGCACTTCCTCACAAAAAAAATAAGATTCTTTCTTACGAACAGGGTCACTTAGGTATCGTTTTCCACATGCCGGTCGTGAAGGAAATGTGCTCCGAAATTGACTCCTGGATCAAAGGATTGGACTCGACTTGATCCCTAGGTTTAGAACGCTTGACATTTCGGGAAACGAAAGATAGGTTCAAATACTAGGAAATGGATCTTTTGGAAGCGACCATATATAATATCTCTCTCACGAACGTGGGCTTTGCCGTATTTTTAAAGGCAAAAGACGATTCGGATCAGAGGGTCGTTCCGATTTTTATCGGTCCTCTTGAAACCCATTCCATCACTTCGGTTTTAGAAGGTACCAAACCTCCTAGACCAATGACCCATGATCTGATGACAATTCTACTCACCACTCTGGGAGTGCAGATCGTAAAGATCGCGATCGAAGAGATCATTGATAATACTTTCTACGCAAAAATCACTCTACGCAAAGATGAAGAACTGATCGTGCTCGACGCTAGACCAAGTGATTCTATCGCGCTCGCTCTCCGTGCTAACGCTCCGATTTATCTGGCAAAAAAGGTCATCGAAGAAGCAGGGATCGTAATGAAAGACGACGAGATTCCTGGGGAAACCATCGGAAAAGAAAAAATTTCCCAATTGCCAAAGTCTCAGTTGGAGATCCTACAAGACTCTTTGGACAATGCTCTAAAAGCGGAAGATTATGAAACGGCCGCAAAGATTAGGGACCAGATCCGTAAACTTCTGGAAAACCCCTCCTAATTTCTTTTCAAATTCGTAAAAAATCGAATTTTTCCCTTCGAACATACTGGACCTAAGTCCTTTCCTTCTGTATCCTTGGTTCCCTTGGAGCAGTAAACATGGAAAAATCTCTAATGGACATCCTAAACGCCGGAATCGCATTATTTCAATCCGGAGAAGATAAACTAAAACAAAGCCTTTCCGATCTGGACCATGCCTACCAGGACCTCAAGAGCAAGGGAGCCCAGAACCAATCGGAACAAGCAAATAGGCTTAGGGACCTGATCCAGAAAACTGTGGGCGACGCTCAGGATAAACTGCTGAACGCAAACGAAAGTTCCAAAGTAGTGATCAACCAGCTCAAAGAGAATTTCGAAAAAATTTCGGCACAAATCGATGAGTCTCTGCCGGAAGAATTTAAAGCAAAGGCTAAGTCAGCTATAGAAGAGCTGAAAAAGCTCACTAAAAAATAGAATTCGGAAAACTTGATAAAAGCTGTGGCTTAGAAAAATTCGGGACAAGGAAAGCGGGTCCCGGATACTAGGCCTGATCTTATTCAGGCCACTCGTAATGAGGAAACAATCCTTCATATTAATACTTACAGTCTTCATTGACATGATGGGATTTTCCCTCATCTTTCCTATCTTTCCGGAAACATTAAATCATTTCTTAGCTCAGGCAGGAGATCCTGTCTTAGATCTTTTGGCCGGTTGGACTTCCCGCATTTTGGACGGAAGAACAAGTGACTGGAAACTTTTCGTGGCTCTTTTCGGTGGGATCGTAGCGAGTTTATATTCTATTCTTCAATTTTTGTTCTCTCCTATTTGGGGAAAACTTTCAGACAGCACAGGGAGACGACCAGTTTTAGTTTTTACATGCACTGGAAGTTTTTTAGGATACCTTGTTTGGTTATTCTCCGGAAGTTTTTCCTTATTCGTTCTCTCCAGATTAATTACCGGTCTTATGGGTGGGAACGTTTCGGTGGCAACTGCTGCAATGGCTGACTCCACTTCGGAGCAGGATCGTACAAAAGGAATGGGAATGGTAGGAGCCGGAATCGGTCTTGGATTTATTGCGGGTCCTTCTATCGGGGGAATTTTAGCTCATACGGATCCTTCTTACCTTCTTCCTTTTTTACCCTTGGATAAGATGACAATCTTCCCTTCCGTTGCCTTAATGGCGACCGCTGCATCTTTCGTTAACTTGCTATTAATACTTTTCAGATTCAGAGAAACTCTTCCTCACAATTTGCGTAAAAAACCGGAAGGAAGAATCCATCCTGCTTTAGGAGTTTTTGATCTTGGCTCCAAAGAGATCATGTATTTGGGTTTTTTGAATTTATATTTTCTTCTATTCTTTTCCGGATTCGAATTCTCTTTGAACTTCTATCTGGATCAGTTTTTAGGTTATAAACCGGTAAGTATAGGTTATACTTTCGTTTATATCGGACTGATTATAGTATTCGTACAAGGTGGGATCATTCGCAGGATAAGCGGCAAGGTCGCTGAAAAAAAAGTAGGACTTCTCGCCTCCGTATTTCTGATATTAGGATTTTCTTTCTTATATTTTTCGAGTGCTTCCGTAATCGCTTCCGAACAATCCACATTCTTATTATTCGTGTCTTTGACATTCTTAGCAATGGGGAGCGCATTTTTAAATCCTACAGTCTCATCTATGGTATCCTTATTCTCTTCTCCAAGTGAACAGGGAAAAAATTTGGGAATTTTAAGAAGTTTAGGATCTTTCGGAAGAGGGATTTCGCCTATCTTATTCAGCGTAGTATATTCCCAAAAAGGACCTCAGATCTCTTTCTTGGTTTCAGGGATCTTAAGTTTTATATTCTTAGGTCTATTCCTGTTTGTAAAACAGCCTGTTACTAAGAATTAAAGAACTGCGTTTAACGCTTCTTTTAATCTATTAAAATGTAGGTTTTCGTCCAGTTTGGATCCATTTTCCAATCTAAGTAAAAATGTGTCTCTCACCTGACCTGAATCCGTTACGGCTTTAAAGGAAAGAATATCCACTCCGAATAAAAATAAGATCTGAGAAATCTCAAATAAGATACCGGTTCGGTCTTCCATTCTTAAATCCATCACCGTAGAATCGCTGATCTCAGAGTTGAATAGGAAAATTTCAGGAGCAGTCTCTACCTTGATTCTTAAACTCTCCATCTTTTCAGGGTGATTTGCCAGATAATTCATTACCGACATTCCGCCGTAAAACAACTCGTGAAGATCCGCGTGAATCGCATTTAAATGTTCGTCTGTCATAGGAGAACCATCGATACGTTTCACTATAAAGATGTCCTGGATATAACCATCCATGGAGGTTTCGGCAATGGCTTCTTCTATATTCCAACCATGAACATATAGAACTGCGGTAACCCTATAAATGATCCCTATCTCGTTTTTGGAAATATTGACCTTTAGGGCGTACGCTTCGCCCCTAGGGATACAGGAGAGATGTAGAGGTTTTCCAGGAGTTGTGATCATAGGATACCTTTAATGCTGAATTCCTGAACATTCTTATCCATTGGATTCCAGACTTTTGCATTCTACTGACTATACTGCAAAAGGCGTGCCTTTTTTATATGTTTATAATAAAAATAAGAGAAATGAACAGAGCCCGAGGCCTCCCCGGGCTGTTCATTTTAAGATAAGCTATTATTATACTACAAAGCGAACTTAATACCAATGTTCGCAGAATAGATCTTATCATCTGTAGCCATGGCTTCTGCCAATACTTTGAACATCAATATGTTCAATTCAAAACCACCGATGAAATAATTCATCTGAGTTCTGACATCGGCAGACCCGCTAGTCCGTAAGGATAGTGTACCACCTGCGTTACCATTCAACTGTTGGATAACTTGCGGAGGAAGACCCGAAGCATTTGGATCCAAAGCCAAGTATAGAGGCCCGCTTACGCCTAAATTCAATTTGGTATATCCGGTATTATTCGAGATACCAGCACCTGCAAATAAGGTTAAAAAATAGAAGAGTCTTACCCCTGTCCTAATATCTACAGGGACGGATTGTACCTTAGATTGATAAGCGAAGTTAACATCCGCGTCCCATCTACCCGTAGCAGGACCGAACGCGACCTTGACTGCATCCGATCCACTCGGTTGATAGTTCATATTAATCTCTTCCCATTTTCTGTGGAAGCCTATCCCTAAACTAATCCCAGTAAATCCAAAGAAGTCTAGTCTAGTATATCTTTCCCTTGCAATCTGGAATCTAACGGTCATTCCGAAACTGTTTACATTTCCAGACATGGACAAGTCTTTAGAAGTGGAATCGCTCAGAGATTTTATATCTCCATTGGCGATATTACCTTGGAAACCATGAGCATAAATATTGATTCTATGTAGGAAGGATCTGCCTGAATTTTTATTCTTTTCATCCGGATCCGCTTGGTCCGCAGGCCCCCGCCCAAGAAGCCATCCTAGATTCACACCTGCCATTGCTCCAGGGTTAATCGAAGCTCCTACATTCGGGAACTTAGGAATAGAAATATCACCGTATTGAAT from Leptospira neocaledonica encodes the following:
- a CDS encoding alpha/beta fold hydrolase, with amino-acid sequence MDQTLARKVNPKPRRKGGGYAVGAEDIYIFPLSESTNLFLQKVWTAFVNKMVSMTLPNGKPVFQYAIFEAIQDKNLKIVASATHFRMKQVTDRIGLQSIEDFIRNTIPISIQDPGNLSAKYLREAILSVEKKARPEVYFHSLDDDRVHPNLKQLLTKTMNYAAGIPLFVKGFPIGMLWGIRRDNMSPEQEEEVRQQLYSLYDVVDFVISKEMGLKGDPYYARKNIEKSDLHSRAKHLFYTRGFGQDEPVTTIVFDSHTYQRSYRLDASFLIPSGDGYSVSLKRFEPKDKNDTGKNLLLIPGFFCRRSVMDKVARELSLRHGYRVFSMDMRGRSRRTLPLFGIREGWTVDDFIQEDFPAVLNWIKENFPNEQLVVVGHSMGGMIPRFYCSAYEEIVKRKTNPLVPLTRPDEFISGIVSITSPNFVRLQAQIPGLDILKMGLKLVPSKTISDFLFDLTSFSLQTTLPTVDLNKFFKFLLGLHSSLRAVSFDLHAKVVNLRDFVGYKQISPPEWYFLIEDIFCEESTKVVLQFLRSQLSQDRSFLSYDGTLDYTALQKNLQIPLFSVLGSVDKVVPSETIENDLAALPHKKNKILSYEQGHLGIVFHMPVVKEMCSEIDSWIKGLDST
- a CDS encoding bifunctional nuclease domain-containing protein; amino-acid sequence: MDLLEATIYNISLTNVGFAVFLKAKDDSDQRVVPIFIGPLETHSITSVLEGTKPPRPMTHDLMTILLTTLGVQIVKIAIEEIIDNTFYAKITLRKDEELIVLDARPSDSIALALRANAPIYLAKKVIEEAGIVMKDDEIPGETIGKEKISQLPKSQLEILQDSLDNALKAEDYETAAKIRDQIRKLLENPS
- a CDS encoding phasin-related domain-containing protein; this encodes MEKSLMDILNAGIALFQSGEDKLKQSLSDLDHAYQDLKSKGAQNQSEQANRLRDLIQKTVGDAQDKLLNANESSKVVINQLKENFEKISAQIDESLPEEFKAKAKSAIEELKKLTKK
- a CDS encoding MFS transporter, producing the protein MRKQSFILILTVFIDMMGFSLIFPIFPETLNHFLAQAGDPVLDLLAGWTSRILDGRTSDWKLFVALFGGIVASLYSILQFLFSPIWGKLSDSTGRRPVLVFTCTGSFLGYLVWLFSGSFSLFVLSRLITGLMGGNVSVATAAMADSTSEQDRTKGMGMVGAGIGLGFIAGPSIGGILAHTDPSYLLPFLPLDKMTIFPSVALMATAASFVNLLLILFRFRETLPHNLRKKPEGRIHPALGVFDLGSKEIMYLGFLNLYFLLFFSGFEFSLNFYLDQFLGYKPVSIGYTFVYIGLIIVFVQGGIIRRISGKVAEKKVGLLASVFLILGFSFLYFSSASVIASEQSTFLLFVSLTFLAMGSAFLNPTVSSMVSLFSSPSEQGKNLGILRSLGSFGRGISPILFSVVYSQKGPQISFLVSGILSFIFLGLFLFVKQPVTKN
- a CDS encoding Lsa36 family surface (lipo)protein, whose product is MDRMAPLESRIGRYIRYAAFLILASSLYFIPVSSAEAQVTCLPPSSGNNVCSLIPASTVSQFNGLEETIRKEYLNELTKSMADASVLANINSSMMGPGTINRFQVGAGLGVAGVQKDDINIQYGDISIPKFPNVGASINPGAMAGVNLGWLLGRGPADQADPDEKNKNSGRSFLHRINIYAHGFQGNIANGDIKSLSDSTSKDLSMSGNVNSFGMTVRFQIARERYTRLDFFGFTGISLGIGFHRKWEEINMNYQPSGSDAVKVAFGPATGRWDADVNFAYQSKVQSVPVDIRTGVRLFYFLTLFAGAGISNNTGYTKLNLGVSGPLYLALDPNASGLPPQVIQQLNGNAGGTLSLRTSGSADVRTQMNYFIGGFELNILMFKVLAEAMATDDKIYSANIGIKFAL